Proteins from a genomic interval of Thamnophis elegans isolate rThaEle1 chromosome 2, rThaEle1.pri, whole genome shotgun sequence:
- the LOC116503386 gene encoding H-2 class I histocompatibility antigen, Q9 alpha chain-like isoform X7: protein MAVSSAPLWLLVLLAIAQWESSVGASSHSLKYFYTSISDPSQGQQPHFVAVGYVDGQIFNYYDSHSQRVQPRASWMEKLGKEDPQYWDRNTQIIRGHEESFRVNLETLRSRYNQSEGLHTLQWMYGCELQRDGSKGWFFQYRYEGRNFITFDKETLTWVASDQQAQITKRKWDAIPGYNQRWKDYLEEICIEWLEKYLSYGNDTLLRTETPKVMVSSRKEVEDGMETHICRVHGFYPREIDASWRRDGEVSLEETFHGSVAPNADGTYHYWISIQIDPKERSRYRCHVEHDGLQEPLDLELKEPTNSKSNLGLIIGCVVAALVLVCVIAGTLIFRSKYLFCILKIFLSLLMGQRVCEASPGVLPPMEGEFG, encoded by the exons GCGCCTCCTCCCACTCCCTGAAGTATTTCTACACCTCCATCTCGGACCCCAGTCAGGGGCAGCAGCCCCACTTTGTCGCTGTGGGGTACGTGGATGGTCAGATCTTCAATTACTACGACAGCCACAGCCAGAGGGTGCAGCCTCGAGCCTCCTGGATGGAGAAGTTGGGGAAGGAGGATCCCCAGTACTGGGACAGAAACACCCAGATAATACGTGGCCATGAGGAGTCGTTCAGAGTAAACCTGGAGACTCTGAGGAGTCGCTACAATCAGAGCGAAG GCCTTCACACATTGCAGTGGATGTATGGCTGTGAGCTCCAGAGAGATGGAAGCAAAGGTTGGTTTTTCCAGTATCGCTACGAAGGGAGGAACTTCATCACCTTTGACAAGGAGACCCTCACCTGGGTGGCTTCCGATCAACAGGCCCAGATCACCAAAAGGAAATGGGACGCTATTCCAGGATATAATCAGAGATGGAAAGACTACCTGGAGGAAATCTGCATTGAGTGGCTGGAGAAGTACCTGTCCTATGGGAATGACACACTGCTGAGGACAG AGACCCCAAAGGTGATGGTGAGCAGCAGGAAGGAGGTGGAGGATGGGATGGAGACGCACATCTGCCGGGTCCATGGCTTCTACCCCAGGGAGATCGATGCCTCCTGGAGGAGGGATGGGGAGGTATCGCTGGAAGAGACCTTCCATGGGTCTGTGGCCCCCAACGCGGATGGGACCTACCACTACTGGATCAGCATCCAGATCGACCCCAAAGAGAGGAGCCGCTATCGGTGCCACGTGGAGCACGACGGCCTGCAGGAGCCTCTGGACTTGGAGCTGAAGG AACCAACCAATTCAAAATCCAACCTGGGGCTCATCATCGGCTGCGTTGTGGCTGCCCTTGTCCTGGTGTGTGTGATTGCTGGGACTTTGATATTCCGCAGtaagtatcttttttgtattttgaagaTCTTTCTGTCTTTATTGATGGGACAAAGGGTCTGTGAAGCATCTCCTGGGGTTCTTCCTCCTATGGAGGGAGAGTTTGGATGA
- the LOC116503386 gene encoding H-2 class I histocompatibility antigen, Q9 alpha chain-like isoform X6 — protein MARSSAPLWLLVLLAIAQWESSVGASSHSLKYFYTSISDPSQGQQPHFVAVGYVDGQIFNYYDSHSQRVQPRASWMEKLGKEDPQYWDRNTQIIRGHEESFRVNLETLRSRYNQSEGLHTLQWMYGCELQRDGSKGWFFQYRYEGRNFITFDKETLTWVASDQQAQITKRKWDAIPGYNQRWKDYLEEICIEWLEKYLSYGNDTLLRTETPKVMVSSRKEVEDGMETHICRVHGFYPREIDASWRRDGEVSLEETFHGSVAPNADGTYHYWISIQIDPKERSRYRCHVEHDGLQEPLDLELKEPTNSKSNLGLIIGCVVAALVLVCVIAGTLIFRSKYLFCILKIFLSLLMGQRVCEASPGVLPPMEGEFG, from the exons GCGCCTCCTCCCACTCCCTGAAGTATTTCTACACCTCCATCTCGGACCCCAGTCAGGGGCAGCAGCCCCACTTTGTCGCTGTGGGGTACGTGGATGGTCAGATCTTCAATTACTACGACAGCCACAGCCAGAGGGTGCAGCCTCGAGCCTCCTGGATGGAGAAGTTGGGGAAGGAGGATCCCCAGTACTGGGACAGAAACACCCAGATAATACGTGGCCATGAGGAGTCGTTCAGAGTAAACCTGGAGACTCTGAGGAGTCGCTACAATCAGAGCGAAG GCCTTCACACATTGCAGTGGATGTATGGCTGTGAGCTCCAGAGAGATGGAAGCAAAGGTTGGTTTTTCCAGTATCGCTACGAAGGGAGGAACTTCATCACCTTTGACAAGGAGACCCTCACCTGGGTGGCTTCCGATCAACAGGCCCAGATCACCAAAAGGAAATGGGACGCTATTCCAGGATATAATCAGAGATGGAAAGACTACCTGGAGGAAATCTGCATTGAGTGGCTGGAGAAGTACCTGTCCTATGGGAATGACACACTGCTGAGGACAG AGACCCCAAAGGTGATGGTGAGCAGCAGGAAGGAGGTGGAGGATGGGATGGAGACGCACATCTGCCGGGTCCATGGCTTCTACCCCAGGGAGATCGATGCCTCCTGGAGGAGGGATGGGGAGGTATCGCTGGAAGAGACCTTCCATGGGTCTGTGGCCCCCAACGCGGATGGGACCTACCACTACTGGATCAGCATCCAGATCGACCCCAAAGAGAGGAGCCGCTATCGGTGCCACGTGGAGCACGACGGCCTGCAGGAGCCTCTGGACTTGGAGCTGAAGG AACCAACCAATTCAAAATCCAACCTGGGGCTCATCATCGGCTGCGTTGTGGCTGCCCTTGTCCTGGTGTGTGTGATTGCTGGGACTTTGATATTCCGCAGtaagtatcttttttgtattttgaagaTCTTTCTGTCTTTATTGATGGGACAAAGGGTCTGTGAAGCATCTCCTGGGGTTCTTCCTCCTATGGAGGGAGAGTTTGGATGA